In Dioscorea cayenensis subsp. rotundata cultivar TDr96_F1 unplaced genomic scaffold, TDr96_F1_v2_PseudoChromosome.rev07_lg8_w22 25.fasta BLBR01002008.1, whole genome shotgun sequence, the following proteins share a genomic window:
- the LOC120257304 gene encoding uncharacterized protein LOC120257304: MAPGFVHSAKLYLRGFYMMPSDDVGTLRRDAAATRKAPTTPKLDRQKANNTKSEIFFPTRFNKRLQKSIVNILVAPKRLAIHHFNNMRDKIRRALSIWNHSKISAAGKTILINWSILSTPLYYLSVYPVPDSILDDISKFARFFFWSKGGNRKGMNSVSWMDATLDKSEGGLSIRNLHRSKISLMAKNVFKYLNKQNAIWVDILLLKYGDFNPWTDSIISNCSCFYRGLCRTARIIKPHCRILSVNPLKTTFMFDPWYFETPLVYKPTYLSMEENFETLNLTDFLVDSHWNLHSLNLMFGSHLNLETINHAHQDHWDGWGQIWRLKIAPRAKHFLWLLFHNGIKTYDFLYRLRLGPQTNCVLCSLVCEDAEHLLNLCPKSQLIWDYVKNMIGKTFNFRNGFSSRSWLSPSESGLDLYTHSVIAVIARYIWKARCNKIFKNENLDCRSLASKAVAHTREYYYSSNSQQGRNLILHNFTALDSPFMVFSAFWNCSYRFSASSILDAEAEAMKNFLHYMIQNNLMARHLVCTNDEFVKSVNHGVQL; the protein is encoded by the exons ATGGCTCCTGGTTTTGTCCACTCCGCCAAACTTTATCTGAGAGGGTTTTATATGATGCCAAGTGATGATGTGGGGACATTACGCAGGGATGCTGCGGCAACCCGGAAAGCCCCGACAACGCCAAAACTCGATC GTCAGAAGGCCAACAACACCAAATCAGAAATCTTTTTCCCTACCAGGTTTAATAAGAGATTGCAGAAAAGTATAGTTAATATCCTTGTGGCTCCTAAGAGGTTAGCTATTCACCATTTCAACAATATGAGGGACAAAATTAGAAGAGCTTTATCTATCTGGAACCACTCTAAAATTTCAGCTGCTGGTAAAACAATTCTGATAAACTGGTCCATTCTTTCAACCCCTCTTTATTACCTTTCGGTCTATCCTGTGCCTGACTCCATTTTGGATGACATTTCCAAGTTTGCTAGATTTTTCTTTTGGTCTAAGGGTGGCAATAGAAAGGGCATGAACTCGGTTAGTTGGATGGATGCTACTCTTGATAAATCTGAGGGGGGGTTATCCATCAGGAATTTGCATAGATCTAAAATATCTTTAATGGCTAAGAATGTCTTCAAATACCTGAACAAGCAAAATGCCATCTGGGTTGATATCCTTTTACTGAAGTATGGTGACTTTAATCCTTGGACTGATAGCATTATATCTAATTGCTCTTGTTTCTATCGTGGCCTTTGTCGGACTGCCAGAATTATCAAACCTCATTGCCGGATCCTGTCTGTTAATCCTTTGAAAACCACCTTCATGTTTGATCCTTGGTATTTTGAGACCCCTCTTGTTTATAAACCTACTTATCTCAGTATGGAAGAGAACTTTGAAACATTAAATTTAACTGACTTTCTTGTGGATTCCCATTGGAACCTCCATTCTTTGAATTTGATGTTTGGTTCACATCTTAATCTTGAAACTATCAATCATG CTCATCAGGATCACTGGGATGGCTGGGGTCAAATCTGGAGACTCAAGATTGCTCCTCGGGCTAAACATTTCCTTTGGCTTCTCTTCCATAATGGGATCAAaacttatgattttttatatcgGCTAAGATTGGGTCCTCAAACTAATTGTGTGCTTTGCAGCTTGGTCTGTGAAGATGCTGAGCATCTTCTGAATTTATGCCCGAAATCCCAACTTATCTGGGACTATGTGAAAAATATGATTGGCAAAACTTTCAATTTTAGGAATGGCTTTTCTTCTAGGAGTTGGCTTAGCCCTTCTGAATCTGGTCTCGACCTCTATACACATTCTGTTATAGCTGTCATAGCTAGGTATATCTGGAAGGCCAGATGCAATAAgatattcaaaaatgaaaatttggaCTGTCGGTCTTTGGCTTCCAAAGCTGTTGCTCATACCAGAGAGTATTATTATTCTTCGAATTCTCAGCAGGGGAGAAACCTTATCTTGCATAACTTCACAGCCCTTGATAGTCCGTTCATGGTCTTCTCAGCCTTCTGGAACT GTAGTTATAGATTCAGTGCTAGCTCTATACTAGATGCAGAAGCTGAGGCGATGAAGAATTTTCTACACTACATGATCCAAAACAATTTGATGGCAAGACATCTGGTCTGCACCAATGATGAGTTTGTCAAATCAGTTAACCATGGTGTTCAGCTTTAA